A section of the Microcoleus sp. FACHB-831 genome encodes:
- a CDS encoding type II toxin-antitoxin system HicB family antitoxin, with protein MKIKAVIWQEDGVWCGSVPALPGCHTWGESYEQLLEMLEDAIQGWLEVASQHQELEPEKQLIELSV; from the coding sequence ATGAAAATTAAGGCAGTCATCTGGCAGGAAGATGGGGTATGGTGTGGTTCTGTACCTGCTCTACCAGGTTGTCACACTTGGGGAGAAAGCTACGAACAACTGTTGGAGATGCTAGAAGACGCTATTCAGGGTTGGCTGGAAGTTGCTAGTCAGCACCAAGAGCTTGAACCTGAGAAACAATTGATTGAGCTATCTGTATGA
- a CDS encoding type II toxin-antitoxin system HicA family toxin has product MKSVSGKALCKIVERHGWELKRVTGSHHIYAKEDMSVILSIPVHSNRDLPTGTLRSLLKDAELTEEDLD; this is encoded by the coding sequence ATGAAGTCGGTTTCCGGTAAAGCTCTTTGTAAGATTGTTGAGCGACATGGTTGGGAACTAAAACGAGTGACTGGTAGCCACCATATTTATGCAAAGGAAGATATGAGTGTCATTCTCTCCATTCCTGTTCATAGCAATCGGGATCTGCCTACTGGTACTTTGAGAAGCCTCCTGAAGGATGCTGAACTTACTGAAGAAGACCTAGACTAA